From Nonlabens sp. Ci31, the proteins below share one genomic window:
- a CDS encoding ferritin-like domain-containing protein translates to MKYTKEVSERLNDLLTKNFDAEAGYKLAKDKVDSSRIKDFFTMQAQERYNFGHELKEEIRNFGESPDKGTSLKGDAHRTWMNIKSTFTSNNEESILEEAIRGEKTALEEYNSIISETTLPPSTKNMLTTHRNNILNALSRISAMEEIA, encoded by the coding sequence ATGAAGTATACAAAAGAAGTATCAGAAAGATTAAACGATTTACTAACTAAAAACTTTGATGCAGAGGCTGGATATAAATTAGCCAAAGACAAAGTAGATAGCAGTAGGATAAAAGATTTCTTTACGATGCAAGCCCAAGAACGATATAACTTCGGACACGAATTGAAAGAAGAAATTAGAAACTTTGGCGAGAGTCCTGATAAAGGAACAAGCTTAAAAGGAGATGCCCACCGCACATGGATGAATATTAAATCTACCTTCACTTCTAACAACGAGGAATCGATTTTAGAAGAAGCGATACGTGGAGAAAAAACAGCCTTAGAAGAGTACAATTCTATTATATCAGAAACAACATTACCACCATCAACAAAAAACATGTTGACCACTCACCGAAATAATATTTTAAACGCGCTGAGTAGAATAAGTGCCATGGAAGAAATAGCATAA
- a CDS encoding T9SS type A sorting domain-containing protein: protein MKKMMILLVLISIPIANCLAQEYTWAARGGGDINFGSNPNTINEYEHIRDIVVDSQNNYYYLATVSSNNTNLNGIPFTNYNRPNFGNDIFLFSTDCNGSVRWQKTIGGHNDDLTQHLSIDSNDNIYVSGYVLGRGSSNDNFIHFDTDVIINSNLTLTTPGPHNKNLFLIKYDSAGVFQWLQRPQKDATSIQDIQKSYTFGHYTDANNVTHWLMTMGAGTHINGVYTTNTDNYAIFRFDDQGTYLGQTPVDLQFTNGRATYASVVTMDEILNRYYISVHKTTVGSQTISFLGSNVIGYTALAAVDASNGNQIWRIENTGGEQGTSIVDIAVDGQSNIYITGEGNTAVDSGFPAPDTLAGHTFTQTNASGTAGGYAPFLIKINSQGSLLWGSNPVIGTEASSHSVTINGNEVAIATGMQVPSNWGSQTFNRPSSWLADPVVVRFDTTTGNVLGIEDVLGPAGQQDEATAIATDNFGNYVVGGYMRSTLFQNNTGITPLQINGSGETDFWYARLATTDCAGVPLSIEEESVNQVSIFPNPATDFVEITGDLSFTSYSIYNISGQQVLSGSIDGDNRIDVLFLTSGVYFIELQGDSGVSQALKLIKL from the coding sequence ATGAAAAAAATGATGATTCTATTGGTATTGATTTCTATTCCCATCGCAAATTGCCTCGCCCAAGAATATACTTGGGCAGCTCGTGGTGGTGGAGATATAAATTTTGGTAGCAATCCAAATACTATTAATGAATATGAACATATCAGAGATATTGTGGTGGATAGCCAAAACAACTATTACTATCTAGCAACGGTTTCTAGTAACAATACTAATTTAAACGGTATTCCTTTTACGAATTACAACCGGCCCAATTTTGGAAATGACATTTTTTTGTTTTCTACAGATTGTAATGGAAGTGTGAGATGGCAAAAAACAATAGGTGGACACAATGATGATTTAACGCAACATTTATCTATTGACTCAAATGATAATATTTATGTGTCAGGTTATGTTTTGGGGCGAGGATCTTCAAATGATAACTTTATTCACTTTGATACAGATGTAATTATCAATTCAAACTTAACATTAACTACTCCTGGACCTCATAATAAAAATTTATTTTTAATAAAATATGACAGTGCTGGAGTATTTCAATGGCTGCAAAGACCACAGAAAGATGCCACTAGTATTCAAGATATTCAAAAATCTTACACTTTTGGACATTATACAGATGCTAATAATGTCACGCATTGGTTGATGACGATGGGTGCAGGAACTCATATCAATGGAGTTTATACGACTAATACAGATAATTATGCCATATTTAGATTTGATGATCAAGGAACTTATTTAGGACAGACTCCAGTTGATTTACAATTTACTAATGGTAGGGCAACATACGCTTCAGTAGTAACTATGGATGAAATATTAAATAGGTATTATATAAGTGTTCATAAAACTACCGTGGGTAGTCAGACTATAAGTTTTCTAGGTTCAAATGTTATCGGTTATACAGCTCTTGCAGCGGTAGATGCTAGTAATGGTAATCAAATCTGGCGTATAGAGAATACAGGTGGTGAACAAGGAACAAGTATTGTTGATATCGCTGTGGATGGTCAGTCTAATATTTATATTACAGGAGAAGGGAATACAGCTGTTGATAGTGGTTTTCCAGCTCCTGATACATTAGCAGGACACACTTTTACACAAACTAACGCAAGTGGAACAGCTGGTGGTTATGCTCCGTTTTTAATAAAAATAAATAGTCAAGGAAGCTTGTTATGGGGTAGCAATCCAGTCATAGGAACTGAAGCTTCGAGTCATTCCGTTACCATTAATGGAAATGAAGTAGCAATAGCCACAGGTATGCAAGTTCCCAGTAATTGGGGTTCTCAAACCTTTAACCGTCCATCAAGCTGGTTGGCAGATCCTGTAGTTGTAAGATTTGATACTACAACAGGCAATGTATTAGGAATTGAAGATGTATTAGGTCCAGCTGGTCAACAAGATGAAGCTACAGCTATTGCAACAGATAATTTTGGTAACTATGTTGTAGGAGGTTATATGAGAAGTACGCTATTTCAAAACAATACAGGGATCACTCCTTTACAAATCAATGGTAGTGGAGAAACTGATTTCTGGTATGCACGTCTAGCAACTACCGATTGTGCTGGAGTGCCACTTAGTATTGAAGAAGAAAGCGTTAATCAAGTTTCTATTTTTCCTAACCCAGCAACAGACTTTGTAGAGATAACTGGTGATTTATCATTTACTTCCTATTCTATTTATAATATTTCTGGTCAGCAAGTATTATCAGGTAGTATTGATGGTGATAACAGAATAGATGTACTGTTTTTGACTTCTGGAGTGTATTTTATAGAGCTGCAAGGAGACTCTGGTGTTTCTCAGGCTTTGAAATTGATTAAGTTATAG
- a CDS encoding T9SS type A sorting domain-containing protein — translation MNNSFYRSTALILFLVFVTNFSFAQSNINLTWDSSVGCVEYDDDVDEFGVLVPIEQISEDVCIKFCENTEVTFSLSDPDGNIDSVIWDQAGGITSSANQNPDFTVLWNNFTNSGNISVQVTLLDGTIIRKAICVEVIAAPIADFTFLSGLNDRCEGDFQTVNNSFDPSGSILISHEWTFTNTNGTLISSSDIEPNVYLGQGTWTIDLTVTNEYNCAQLSDPLVITQNEDCDNCEIELDIEQIELIDEPFIYFEIFGVLVNNSSFDLNVQLSISGGNGFFTPSSIFVPANGSVALNPLRFTPQTPFVGGSTVINMQASHFEGDCFTIATIEFPEVRVENGETEKSSMAISPNPVDQKATITYNLFSTDMENVQLEIYDLNGLKMYDTRLTTASGTKQADVSFLKPTQYIVLIRNNGEILVQSYTT, via the coding sequence TTGAATAATTCATTTTACCGATCAACTGCTCTTATATTATTTCTAGTTTTTGTCACTAACTTTTCTTTTGCTCAATCGAACATAAATTTAACATGGGATTCTAGTGTAGGATGCGTAGAGTATGATGATGACGTAGATGAATTTGGCGTATTAGTTCCTATTGAACAAATAAGTGAAGATGTTTGTATTAAGTTTTGTGAAAATACTGAGGTCACTTTTTCTTTAAGCGATCCGGATGGAAATATAGACAGTGTTATATGGGATCAAGCAGGCGGAATTACTTCTTCCGCAAATCAAAACCCAGATTTTACCGTGTTATGGAATAATTTTACCAATTCTGGAAATATTAGCGTTCAAGTCACTTTGTTAGATGGAACAATAATCAGAAAAGCTATTTGTGTAGAAGTCATCGCAGCACCAATTGCCGATTTTACATTTCTATCTGGACTTAATGATAGGTGTGAAGGAGATTTTCAAACGGTAAATAATTCATTTGACCCTTCAGGATCTATCTTGATTTCTCACGAATGGACTTTTACCAATACTAATGGAACTTTAATCTCTTCTAGCGATATAGAGCCTAATGTGTATTTGGGACAAGGAACGTGGACTATCGACCTAACCGTTACTAATGAGTATAATTGTGCGCAACTAAGCGATCCACTGGTGATCACTCAAAATGAGGACTGTGACAATTGTGAAATAGAGTTAGACATAGAGCAAATTGAATTGATAGATGAACCTTTTATATATTTTGAAATATTTGGTGTTTTAGTAAATAATTCTTCTTTTGATTTAAATGTACAGTTGAGTATTTCTGGCGGGAATGGATTTTTCACACCATCTTCTATATTTGTGCCAGCAAATGGAAGTGTAGCGCTCAATCCATTACGATTTACGCCACAAACTCCATTTGTAGGAGGAAGTACTGTTATAAATATGCAGGCATCTCACTTTGAGGGTGATTGTTTTACTATAGCAACTATAGAGTTTCCTGAAGTAAGAGTAGAAAATGGAGAAACTGAGAAATCAAGTATGGCAATTAGTCCTAATCCAGTAGATCAAAAAGCTACTATTACTTACAATTTGTTTTCTACTGATATGGAAAATGTACAATTAGAAATTTACGACTTAAACGGTTTAAAAATGTATGACACTAGATTGACAACAGCTAGTGGAACTAAACAAGCTGATGTATCCTTTTTAAAGCCTACTCAATACATTGTACTCATAAGAAACAATGGAGAAATTTTAGTACAGTCCTACACTACTTAA
- a CDS encoding ribonucleoside-diphosphate reductase subunit alpha, which yields MFVVKRDGHKEPVMFDKITARVRKLCYGLSDHVDPVKVAMRVIDGLYDGVTTSELDNLAAETAATMTTAHPDYARLAARISVSNLHKNTKKTFTDVVTDLYEYVNPRTEKKAPMISDEVYQVIQDNADRLNSAIIYNRDFGYDYFGFKTLERSYLLKINGQIAERPQHMLMRVSVGIHIDDLDAAIETYELMSKKFFTHATPTLFNAGTPKPQMSSCFLLTMQDDSIEGIYDTLKQTAKISQSAGGIGLSIHNIRARGSYIGGTNGTSNGIVPMLKVYNDTARYVDQGGGKRKGSFAIYMEPWHADIFDFLDLKKNHGKEEMRARDLFYAMWMSDLFMKRVETNSTWTLMCPHECPNLYNVYGDEFEALYTKYEEEGKGRKTIQARELWDKILESQIETGTPYMLYKDAANNKSNQKNLGTIRSSNLCTEIMEYTSPDEVAVCNLASIALPMFVKDGAFDHKALYKVTKRVTRNLNKVIDRNYYPVKEAENSNMRHRPIGLGIQGLADAFIMLRLPFTCDEAKKLNSDIFETLYFAACEASMEMAQEEGPYSTFAGSPMSQGQFQFNMWNVNDDQLSGRYNWADLRNKVMEHGVRNSLLVAPMPTASTSQILGNNEAFEPYTSNIYTRRTLSGEFIVVNKHLLKDLVDLGLWDDNLKNAIMRNNGSIQAIDGIPEDIKELYKTVWELSMKDIIDMSRERGYFIDQSQSLNLFMENVTTSKLTSMHFYGWKSGLKTGMYYLRTKAAVDAIKFTVTKEKKALPVVAPVELPVMNSKAPEQAAHTLRTQKQSQESAPEQPQTVEPATPPQTLFLDDSAPAAAKVMNESKPLVQTNVITENEEMSTEEYKLILQRAKDAASNGDDCEMCGS from the coding sequence ATGTTTGTAGTAAAAAGAGACGGCCACAAGGAGCCAGTAATGTTCGACAAGATCACAGCAAGAGTGCGTAAATTATGTTATGGATTAAGTGACCATGTAGATCCTGTAAAGGTGGCTATGCGTGTTATCGATGGATTATACGATGGTGTTACGACAAGTGAATTGGATAACCTTGCTGCAGAAACTGCTGCTACCATGACCACTGCACATCCAGATTATGCTAGACTAGCAGCACGTATCTCCGTGTCTAACTTACATAAGAATACCAAGAAAACTTTTACTGACGTAGTAACAGACTTGTATGAATATGTGAATCCGCGTACAGAGAAAAAAGCACCTATGATTTCTGATGAGGTGTATCAAGTAATTCAAGATAATGCCGACCGCTTGAACTCGGCTATTATCTATAATCGTGATTTTGGGTACGATTACTTTGGGTTTAAAACATTAGAGCGTAGTTATTTATTAAAGATAAACGGTCAGATTGCTGAGCGCCCGCAACATATGTTGATGCGGGTATCTGTAGGTATTCATATTGATGATCTGGATGCAGCCATAGAAACCTATGAGTTGATGTCTAAAAAGTTCTTTACTCATGCAACGCCTACCTTGTTTAACGCAGGTACCCCTAAACCTCAAATGTCTTCTTGTTTCTTATTAACCATGCAAGATGATAGTATCGAAGGTATTTACGATACTTTAAAACAAACCGCTAAGATTTCTCAAAGTGCTGGTGGAATAGGATTGTCTATCCACAACATACGTGCAAGGGGTTCTTATATAGGTGGTACCAATGGTACTTCTAATGGTATCGTTCCTATGTTGAAAGTATATAACGACACGGCTCGTTATGTAGATCAAGGTGGGGGAAAACGTAAAGGATCTTTTGCTATTTATATGGAACCATGGCATGCAGATATTTTTGACTTCTTAGACCTTAAGAAAAACCACGGTAAAGAAGAGATGCGTGCGCGTGACTTATTCTATGCCATGTGGATGTCAGATCTTTTCATGAAAAGAGTAGAAACTAATTCTACTTGGACTTTAATGTGTCCTCATGAATGTCCAAATTTGTATAACGTTTATGGAGATGAATTTGAAGCGTTGTATACTAAATATGAAGAAGAAGGAAAAGGTCGCAAGACCATCCAAGCTCGTGAACTTTGGGATAAAATACTAGAATCTCAAATTGAAACTGGAACGCCTTATATGTTGTATAAAGATGCCGCAAATAATAAGTCCAATCAAAAGAACTTAGGTACCATCAGGTCTTCTAATCTTTGTACTGAGATTATGGAGTACACTTCTCCAGATGAAGTTGCTGTATGTAACCTTGCCTCCATCGCGCTACCTATGTTTGTAAAAGATGGTGCTTTTGATCACAAAGCTTTATATAAAGTGACTAAAAGAGTTACCCGCAATTTGAACAAAGTAATAGACCGCAACTATTACCCTGTTAAAGAAGCAGAAAACTCTAACATGCGTCACAGACCAATAGGATTAGGAATCCAAGGTCTTGCAGATGCTTTTATTATGCTACGACTTCCATTTACCTGTGACGAAGCAAAAAAACTGAATTCAGATATTTTTGAGACTTTATATTTTGCAGCTTGTGAAGCTTCTATGGAAATGGCGCAAGAAGAAGGTCCTTATTCTACATTTGCAGGTTCTCCTATGTCTCAAGGACAATTCCAATTCAACATGTGGAATGTAAATGATGACCAATTAAGCGGTCGTTACAATTGGGCAGATTTAAGAAATAAAGTGATGGAACACGGAGTGAGAAACTCCCTTCTTGTAGCTCCTATGCCTACTGCAAGTACGTCTCAGATTCTTGGAAACAATGAAGCCTTTGAACCTTATACTTCCAACATTTATACGCGTAGAACTCTTTCTGGCGAATTTATTGTCGTGAACAAACACTTATTGAAAGACCTGGTTGATCTAGGACTTTGGGATGATAACCTGAAGAATGCGATCATGAGAAATAACGGTTCTATTCAGGCTATAGATGGTATCCCTGAAGATATAAAAGAATTGTACAAGACCGTTTGGGAATTGAGTATGAAAGATATCATTGATATGTCTCGTGAGAGAGGTTACTTTATTGATCAGTCTCAATCCTTGAATTTATTCATGGAAAATGTAACCACTTCTAAACTGACCTCTATGCACTTTTATGGATGGAAAAGCGGTCTAAAAACTGGAATGTATTATTTAAGAACTAAAGCTGCCGTTGACGCTATTAAGTTTACTGTTACTAAAGAGAAAAAAGCACTACCTGTTGTTGCGCCAGTAGAGCTTCCCGTAATGAATAGTAAAGCGCCAGAACAAGCTGCACATACCTTGAGAACACAAAAACAATCACAAGAATCAGCTCCTGAACAACCGCAAACTGTAGAACCAGCAACCCCTCCACAGACCTTGTTTTTAGATGATAGTGCTCCTGCAGCGGCAAAAGTGATGAATGAATCCAAGCCGCTTGTTCAAACTAATGTGATTACAGAGAACGAAGAAATGAGTACCGAAGAATACAAGTTAATTCTTCAACGTGCCAAGGACGCTGCCAGTAATGGCGACGACTGTGAAATGTGCGGTTCTTAG
- a CDS encoding ribonucleotide-diphosphate reductase subunit beta, with protein MQTTQEPILQDNPNRFVIFPIQHDDLWEWYKKQQACIWTAEEIDLQVDLTDWQNSLNSDERYFIKHILAFFAASDGIVNENLAENFVNEVQYSEAKFFYGFQIMMENIHSETYSLLIDTYVKDDKEKDQLFKAIENFPAIKLKADWAMKWIDSPSFAERLIAFAAVEGIFFSGAFCSIYWLKKRGLMPGLTFSNELISRDEGMHCDFAVHLHNHHLVNKVPKERITEIIVDALNIEREFITESLPASLIGMNAKLMTQYLEFVTDRLLVELECEPVYKVTNPFDFMDLIGMEGKTNFFEKRVGEYQKAGVMNSTKEDKSTMDSFSLDADF; from the coding sequence ATGCAGACTACACAAGAACCTATATTACAAGACAACCCAAATAGATTTGTTATTTTCCCAATTCAACATGATGATTTATGGGAATGGTATAAGAAACAACAAGCATGTATTTGGACTGCTGAAGAAATCGATTTACAAGTTGATTTAACAGACTGGCAAAATTCTCTTAATTCTGACGAACGTTATTTTATCAAACACATTCTTGCATTTTTTGCAGCGAGTGATGGGATCGTTAATGAAAATCTTGCAGAGAATTTTGTAAATGAAGTTCAGTATTCTGAAGCTAAGTTTTTCTATGGTTTCCAGATCATGATGGAAAACATTCATTCAGAGACATATTCTCTATTGATCGATACCTATGTAAAGGATGATAAAGAGAAAGATCAGCTTTTTAAAGCCATCGAGAATTTTCCTGCCATTAAATTAAAAGCAGACTGGGCAATGAAGTGGATAGACAGCCCCTCTTTTGCGGAGCGTTTGATCGCTTTTGCAGCAGTAGAAGGAATTTTCTTTTCTGGCGCCTTCTGTTCTATTTACTGGTTAAAGAAGCGTGGTTTAATGCCAGGTCTTACTTTTTCTAATGAATTGATCTCTCGTGATGAAGGTATGCACTGTGACTTTGCCGTACACCTTCACAACCATCACTTGGTCAATAAGGTACCTAAAGAGCGTATAACAGAAATTATTGTTGATGCTTTGAATATTGAGCGTGAATTTATTACAGAGTCATTACCTGCGAGTTTGATAGGTATGAATGCAAAATTAATGACGCAATACCTGGAGTTTGTGACCGATCGTTTACTTGTTGAGCTTGAATGTGAGCCCGTATATAAGGTGACAAATCCATTTGACTTTATGGATCTTATAGGTATGGAAGGGAAAACCAACTTCTTTGAAAAAAGAGTAGGTGAATACCAGAAAGCCGGAGTCATGAACAGTACTAAAGAAGATAAGAGCACTATGGACTCTTTCTCTTTAGATGCAGACTTCTAA
- a CDS encoding DUF3109 family protein, giving the protein MFQLGKTIISDDLLEKDFVCNLTACKGVCCVAGEAGAPLEQKELDILDREFENIKPFLRPEGIAAIEKQGTWVERENGELETPLVNDAECAYATFKEDGTALCGIESAYRDGKTTFYKPISCHLYPARIQEYTDFKAVNYHKWQICDDACALGEELGVPVYKFLKEPLIRKFGQSWYSELEEIAKDF; this is encoded by the coding sequence ATGTTCCAGTTAGGAAAAACCATCATTTCTGATGATCTTCTTGAAAAAGACTTTGTGTGTAATCTTACAGCTTGCAAAGGAGTTTGCTGTGTTGCTGGAGAAGCTGGCGCACCACTGGAGCAAAAAGAACTCGATATTCTCGATCGCGAGTTTGAAAACATAAAACCTTTTTTACGCCCGGAGGGTATCGCTGCAATTGAAAAACAAGGTACCTGGGTAGAGCGCGAAAATGGTGAGCTGGAAACACCTCTAGTAAACGACGCAGAATGTGCTTACGCAACTTTTAAGGAAGATGGAACAGCACTTTGCGGTATAGAATCGGCTTATCGCGATGGTAAAACAACTTTCTACAAACCTATTTCTTGTCATTTATACCCAGCACGAATCCAAGAATACACGGACTTTAAAGCAGTGAACTACCACAAATGGCAAATTTGTGACGATGCCTGTGCATTAGGTGAGGAATTAGGAGTTCCCGTTTATAAATTTTTAAAAGAACCCTTAATTAGAAAATTTGGCCAAAGCTGGTACAGTGAACTCGAAGAAATCGCTAAGGATTTTTAA
- a CDS encoding carboxypeptidase-like regulatory domain-containing protein, which yields MKKKSKFQNLLNLKKKTLTGLFLFFTCFIGNAQISGNAVNELKEPVAFATVILKTVQDSSIVAFTQTDKLGFYKLKPEQTGEYLLTFSSLSYAAQTIPVTIINLETPQIVNISMVEQQLELNEIIINADLPIRIKKDTIIIDAKAFMQGNEEVVEDLLKKIPGLTVESDGTIKIGNQEVEKVMIEGDDFFEKGYKILTKNMPAKPLNKIEILQHYSNNKLLKGVEESDKVALNLTLDEDAKRQWFGNVELGHDLEGGTFYEGRFNLMSFSKKNKYYFLGNANSTGQDATGDIGNLISPMRYGEPGRVGDGEQVSNLQSLEAGLYNFKASRSNFNNAELLSLNAIFNPTQKLKIKTLGFFNWDEKDFFRNSTSSFFAQGTNFTNTEDYLLRNRYFTGFGKFQLNYDLSKTSSLESVTSYSDRSNDAGSNLQFNDISTVESLTTATQRLDHITTYTNRFDEQRVLLLTGRFIDEKSPQNYDVNQYFFQDLFNTSPQPESVFQNIENSMTYAGFNAHYLDRKENGHLLELQLGNEYREDRLGNELRFRESGNITPPPQGYENDTKYGVNDLYAKASYLYKWEDLKLTGAVDAHQLFNSLEQSGSSESQQPFFMNPSVNASYKINKKNRIGIGASHNTTNAGILDVYDQYVLTSFRSLNRGAGDFNQLEASSIDFNYQLGNWSDQFFASLNASYRTDHDFFSTNSLLQPNFSQTDKIVIEDRENFSVNANMDYYFGVLSSNLKLKAGYSESNFKNIINNSNLREVESANYNLGLEMRSAFDGVFNYHIGTEWRWNEVASSGIENSFVDNTSFLDLSFVFSEQFDMQIKSERYFFGNINDGDNTYYFLDLDIRYNVKDSPFSFSLMARNLTNTEQFRTSSINDVSSSTVSYRLLPRYLLMKVKYRF from the coding sequence ATGAAGAAAAAAAGTAAATTCCAAAATTTATTAAACCTAAAGAAAAAGACCCTTACCGGTCTTTTTCTATTTTTTACCTGCTTTATAGGTAACGCTCAAATATCGGGTAATGCGGTAAATGAGTTAAAAGAACCAGTTGCATTTGCTACTGTAATTCTTAAAACAGTACAAGACAGCAGTATTGTGGCGTTTACTCAAACAGATAAACTAGGGTTTTATAAATTAAAACCAGAGCAAACTGGCGAGTACCTACTTACTTTTTCTTCTCTTTCCTACGCGGCGCAAACTATTCCTGTAACTATTATTAATCTAGAAACCCCTCAAATCGTTAATATCTCCATGGTAGAGCAACAACTAGAGCTTAATGAAATTATTATAAATGCAGATCTTCCTATACGCATTAAGAAAGACACGATTATTATAGATGCCAAAGCCTTTATGCAAGGCAATGAAGAAGTGGTAGAAGACTTGCTTAAAAAAATACCTGGACTTACCGTAGAAAGTGATGGAACTATTAAAATAGGAAACCAAGAAGTAGAAAAAGTGATGATAGAAGGCGATGACTTTTTTGAAAAAGGCTATAAAATCCTTACTAAAAATATGCCAGCAAAACCATTGAATAAAATTGAAATTCTACAACATTATTCTAATAATAAACTGCTCAAAGGAGTAGAAGAAAGCGATAAAGTGGCGCTTAACCTTACCCTAGATGAAGATGCCAAACGGCAATGGTTCGGTAATGTGGAGTTGGGTCACGATCTAGAAGGTGGTACTTTTTATGAAGGCCGTTTTAATCTCATGAGTTTTAGTAAAAAGAATAAATACTACTTTCTAGGCAATGCAAACTCTACCGGTCAGGACGCTACTGGCGACATAGGTAATCTTATAAGTCCCATGCGTTATGGAGAACCTGGTCGCGTGGGCGATGGCGAGCAAGTAAGTAATCTTCAAAGTCTAGAGGCTGGACTTTATAATTTTAAAGCCAGCCGTTCTAATTTTAATAATGCAGAGTTGCTTTCTCTTAACGCTATTTTTAATCCTACCCAGAAACTGAAAATTAAAACTTTAGGCTTTTTCAATTGGGATGAAAAGGACTTTTTTAGAAACAGCACGAGCAGCTTTTTTGCACAAGGCACTAATTTTACTAATACAGAAGATTACCTGCTGCGCAACAGGTATTTTACAGGTTTTGGAAAATTTCAACTCAATTATGACTTGTCTAAAACTTCTAGTTTAGAATCGGTCACTTCTTATAGTGATCGCTCTAACGACGCTGGTTCTAACCTGCAATTTAACGATATTTCTACTGTAGAATCACTTACCACAGCTACGCAACGACTCGATCACATCACGACCTACACAAACCGTTTTGATGAGCAGCGCGTTTTATTACTTACCGGTAGATTTATAGATGAGAAGTCGCCGCAAAATTATGATGTGAACCAGTACTTTTTTCAAGATTTGTTCAATACGAGTCCGCAACCAGAATCGGTTTTTCAAAATATAGAAAATAGCATGACCTATGCGGGATTTAACGCTCATTATCTGGACCGCAAAGAAAATGGTCACTTGTTAGAGTTGCAACTAGGTAATGAATACCGGGAGGATAGATTAGGAAATGAGTTACGCTTTCGCGAAAGCGGAAACATCACACCACCACCACAAGGTTATGAGAACGATACCAAATATGGAGTCAACGATCTCTATGCAAAAGCATCTTATCTTTATAAATGGGAAGACTTAAAGTTAACTGGCGCGGTAGATGCGCATCAATTGTTCAATTCTCTAGAACAGTCTGGAAGCTCTGAGTCGCAACAACCATTTTTTATGAATCCTAGTGTAAATGCCAGCTATAAAATAAATAAAAAGAATAGAATAGGAATAGGCGCATCGCACAACACCACTAATGCTGGTATTCTAGATGTATATGATCAATATGTGCTCACGAGTTTCCGTTCTTTAAATAGAGGTGCTGGAGATTTCAATCAATTAGAAGCGAGTTCTATTGACTTTAATTACCAATTAGGAAACTGGAGCGATCAATTTTTTGCCAGTTTAAATGCCAGTTATAGAACAGATCATGATTTTTTCTCGACCAATTCTTTATTGCAACCTAACTTCTCGCAAACAGATAAAATAGTCATTGAAGATCGAGAAAATTTCAGTGTGAATGCTAATATGGATTATTATTTTGGCGTTTTGAGTTCCAACTTAAAGTTGAAAGCGGGTTATTCAGAAAGTAATTTTAAGAACATCATTAATAATTCTAATCTGCGAGAAGTAGAAAGTGCCAATTACAATCTAGGTCTTGAAATGCGATCTGCATTTGATGGGGTTTTTAATTACCACATAGGAACAGAATGGCGTTGGAATGAAGTGGCCTCTTCTGGAATCGAGAATAGTTTTGTGGATAACACCTCGTTTCTAGATCTTTCTTTTGTTTTTAGTGAGCAATTTGATATGCAAATTAAGTCTGAGCGTTACTTCTTCGGTAATATCAATGACGGAGATAACACCTATTATTTTCTAGATCTGGACATACGATATAATGTAAAGGACAGTCCGTTTTCGTTTTCACTAATGGCAAGAAATTTAACCAATACAGAGCAATTTAGAACCAGTTCTATCAACGATGTTTCTTCCTCAACAGTTTCTTATAGATTGTTGCCTAGATATTTATTAATGAAAGTGAAGTATAGATTTTAA